The Lates calcarifer isolate ASB-BC8 linkage group LG24, TLL_Latcal_v3, whole genome shotgun sequence sequence tttttctgaGTGATACGACTCTTTAAAGGCGCTGAAGAAGTCGAACTTCCCTAACAAGCTCTTTATGACTGTGTCAACAATATTTCAGCTCCAATCACGACTCCCTGAGAAACAAATGAGTCATAAAGCTGTGgtgcaatgtaaacaaacaaaagctatCAGTTAAATGCAATGAGCCTCCAGGTGGgaatttggtttgtttgtgagCCGTGTAGATAAGGAGCGGGGTTTGATGTGGTTCTCACCTTGCGGTTGGAGTAGCAGGGGCAGCGCTGCCCCCTACAGGTCAACACTGAGGGGTTCTGTGTGGCTCGGCCGCACTTGCAGCCCTTCTTCTCCACAGGCTTCTTATACAGTGGCTTTGAGGGGCTGGGTGGGTGTGTAAGGGGGTGTGCGTGAGGGTGAGGGGGCACCCGGTCACGGGGCTGTGCCCGGGGCTTGGGGGCCCCCTGCCTGGCCTTGGTGTAAGCCTTCTTGGTGGGGCCGTGGTGCTCCACAGTCTTTTTCAGCGCCTTGTTGGAGACGAGCACAGTCTTGCCCACTTTAGGGGGGCCGCCGTTAGGCACCGGGGCCAGGTGGGGGTGGGGCGTGGCCGCAGGGAACTTAGGCTCCTGTTTGGTGGTGGCACCGGGGTTAGGGTGGTGGGGGGAGCTGTTGGCACCGAGGGGAGGCCCTCGTAGGAGGCTGGAGATGGGGAGGGGCTGCACCTTCTCGCTGTCACTTTCTGAGCGGGAGCGCTTGCGGTGGCACCGAGGGGGGACACGAGGGATGACCGTGGAGGGCTGAGGGGGAGGCTGCAAGGAGGGCTGCGGGTGAGGCTGAAGCGGGCGAGGGCTGTTCCCTGGGGGGAGGGAAGGGATGAGGCGGGAGGAGTCCGGGCCAGATGGGCAGTGAGGCCCGTTGAGGCTAGACTGAGGTACAGAGGAGGGGCAGTCCGGCTGGGGGTTGGACTCGGGCGTGGTGTCGGGGTCCGTGTCCGTCTCCAGAGTCCTGAGCACCTCCTCGACGCTCAACAACAAAGGCCCCCCGCCATGTTTAAGGTCATCCCCAAAAGTGCTGATGTCACAAAGCCCCACCTCCCCCGTCCCCGTGACGCTCACACACACCGGGATCTCCTCTGAAAAGCTCTCCTGCTTAGCAACGCCTCCACCTGTTTCTATGGTGATGGGTTGCAGAGCGTCCGAACTGACCAGGCCGTTACAATCATGCAGTCCGTTAACGCTCACGGGGCTCGGCTCCTCGCCCTTGAGCTCCTTCGAGGGAGGAGCTTCGCCGGGCTGGACTGCGTCGGAGGTGGAGGCCGTTTGTGACACCCCGACCGAGTCCGAAATGTCCTCCGCCTCCGGCTCGCTCTCAGCCAACGTGAGGCCCTCGTTGAGGATGGCCTGGAGGTCCGGCGAGTCGCTGGCGGCGCTGGCTATGTGTGGGGCGAGCGGCGACTGCGTGATGTACAGACAGAGCTTCCTGTAACAGTGGACGAGCAAGGAGAGCTGCCTGTTTTCCTCAAAGCGGGAATAGTCCTTACACCAACTACAGGACGGCTTCAGCTGCATCCTCTGACCCTTACAGCCTCGACAGACGTAGTGCTGACATGACGAGTCGGTGGGAGCGATGGGGTCCTGCAGGAGGTTACCTGGAGATAAAAGCAAATATGGGAAACTGTAAATACATCACACATTTCACAGGAACAGAACAGATGAGCTCACACTGATGATTAATTCACACACTTCTGATCCAGAAAAAGCAGCACAGCCTGTCAAAATAAACCCAGCAATAAACACTTATCTGACAAATTGAGCAGATCCACGGCGTCCCTGATAAAATCCTAGTTTTTAAGCGAAGATTTACAAACTTCTGCTTCCACATTTGCCTCTTTTAGCGGCTTCCTAAACCTGAGTGGTGCCTGGCAACTCGCCAGATTGGATGACAACCGCTCTTTGAGAGGAGCTTCCTTAGCAACGCTGATCACTAAGGAGTGCAGCTGCAGATATGGGGGGAAAAGGGATGAAGGTCCATTCATAAGACACAAGCAGCCTTACACTCTGTGCACGGCCTGTCTGATAAATCCCACGTAACTGCACAAAGTCTAAATTTAACACAACATATGGAGCGCTTTTATAGTGATCTATTATTTATACAGAGATGACAGCTACGTAAATATATCACCTATACCTcacaaaaagtcagaaaaatgtgaaataaaacatcaataattCAAATATAATCCATGTATCTATCCATttactgacaaacagcagaaaaagctTCCTCTGTAGCgccacaaaaacaacaagaaacacaaagcacacTCGCTAAGAGAGAGTTAATGTATTATGCATGAGAGGTGAAGCCCTTGCATTAAATATACCgccaaaataaatcaaagatgACGTTTATTTACAACCTAACACAAGCAGACTAACCGCAGAGAATGTTGAATTGCAGCCAAGCTTGTACAGGCATTTAAAAGTTGTGTCTAAACGctgtaaacagctgtaaatatcccctctttttctccacttcctttaattttttgctcgtatatttttgctttttattgtttttacagataaagagtgtgagagagagattaggTGCACATTATCCAGTGTGTGGAAGCACTGCTATTCAACATGATAAACAGAGAAACGCCCCGATGCTGCCAAATAGCACACAGAGGGGGGTGTGTCATGATGGGTGTAGCTGTGGCCGATGATGCCTTCACTGCGCTTACGGAATTTCCGCTTTTTATAAACACTACACCTGAGTTCAGACGGATTAAAGTGCATGTAGAAGCAGCtaatgttttcttattttttgtagGAACAGCATGCAAAAAATCGAATTGAAAAAGtcttgtattattattatatattattattattatactctggtgtttttttattctaCATGAATCTACAACTTTTTATCTAACTTTATTTACTTATGCAGAaagattttcacttttttgtcttaaatttgAAGGTACTATATAAACTAAGTGTTTTCTCAgtgttattataattaatattatatCAATTATGTCATAGATTTAGCGAAGAAAATAAGAATTttaaaagttattattgtaTAAATGTAGTCAAGTAAAATGAGCAAAAGTTACCCAAACATTTTAGGGAAGATTAAATATATCATTACACATAATCCATGTATCAAAGTAAGAACAAGTAACTCaaatctgtttgtttactttccACAGCCGTTGATAACTTAGCTCTTTATTGATTAGTAGTGCGGATTCAGATATTTCCGGCTGCACGTGAAAGCAGCATAATTTAAAGGCTCGCTCCCACCGCGAGCACAGCTGACAACAACGCACGTTACCGAAACCCTCTCCcgaaacacacattcaacacGGGCACATTAtcaataaaaacagttaaataaagaatagattaattaataaaaacacacacacttaccgCAGACCAAGCAGGACAGGGACTGGACGGAAAAACGGCAGCAGCTTGCAGAGCTCCGCGAGGGCCCGGGGGTCTCGGGGGTCGCACTGCAGCACCGAACGGCTCGCGGACACGTAGAGAGAGGTCGCATTCACCGGGTTCATCTCAGCTGCCTGGCCCCCGGTGGGCTCCGGTCCGGTCCGTGAAGATGTACTGATAACGTTAAAACACCAAAGCCGCGCGGTGGCACAAACCAGCCGCAGCTCCCGCGCTCGGTGAGgtaaaatgaatgtttctgtCGAGGGAGTCCGGTGGCTTTGAAGAGAGCATAGATGGATATAACGGTTTCAGTTCCCCGTCGGTAAATCCCACATATATAGCAGTCTGCGCGCAGAGCAGTCGAGGTTACTCATCCCCCAAGTCACATCCAATCCATCCTCAATGTGTCCCCAGCGCTGAGAGTACTGCTGCTTCCGATGGGAGCGATTATAAGTGCATTCACAAGGAGGCCAACCGTACATAAAAACGTCGGTTCATCCAAGTCGGTTCGGTTTGTTTCCATACAATCCGTGAGTTATGATTAGACAAAGCATCGTGTGGCGCCCTTTTCCTCCACCAGTGGCCTTTTAACGTTACTTACAGCTGGTTAGCTAGCAGCGGCACCGAAATTCAAACAGGGGCTTTCGTGACAAAGTGCTCCGGTCTGCGATGCTTTTCCCCGCGATATTCCATAGTCCACATGCATGCTCGTCCCGCGGCTTTCACGTCGGTCCAGAGCTGGTATCACACGATGCATTTAGTATCCCACAGCGAGGCATCCGCGTCTCCTATTTCGCTCGGCAGCGCAGCCCCCCAGCAGGCTCGTTACGGCTGTGTTATTGTTCGCGGAGATTCATGGCGGCTCGAAAACAAAACAGGCCGCCCCGGCTGGAAACGGTCCCCCTTAGCGAGAAACGCCGACAGCCGAGCGTCGATGTGGGTAGAGACGAGTAAAAGGGAGGCTGCGGcgatcaaaacaaaaataaatccgAAGCTCCGACGCTTCTCTCGGCGGGGGGAAAAATAAGCCAGCGGAAGCAGCGGGCTCTCGTGACAGTGCTAGCCGCCTGAGCTGCACCGGGAAGCCGGCTAAAAAAAGCAGGCCGCTTCCCTCTTCTCGGGATTAGCGGGGCTCTCTTGCTCTCGCTGCTCGCCTGGGTGGGAATGTAGCAGGAAAAAACGAGGTTTTAGGC is a genomic window containing:
- the LOC108885062 gene encoding LOW QUALITY PROTEIN: E3 ubiquitin-protein ligase MSL2-like (The sequence of the model RefSeq protein was modified relative to this genomic sequence to represent the inferred CDS: deleted 1 base in 1 codon) codes for the protein MNPVNATSLYVSASRSVLQCDPRDPRALAELCKLLPFFRQSLSCLVCGNLLQDPIAPTDSSCQHYVCRGCKGQRMQLKPSCSWCKDYSRFEENRQLSLLVHCYRKLCLYITQSPLAPHIASAASDSPDLQAILNEGLTLAESEPEAEDISDSVGVSQTASTSDAVQPGEAPPSKELKGEEPSPVSVNGLHDCNGLVSSDALQPITIETGGGVAKQESFSEEIPVCVSVTGTGEVGLCDISTFGDDLKHGGGPLLLSVEEVLRTLETDTDPDTTPESNPQPDCPSSVPQSSLNGPHCPSGPDSSRLIPSLPPGNSPRPLQPHPQPSLQPPPQPSTVIPRVPPRCHRKRSRSESDSEKVQPLPISSLLRGPPLGANSSPHHPNPGATTKQEPKFPAATPHPHLAPVPNGGPPKVGKTVLVSNKALKKTVEHHGPTKKAYTKARQGAPKPRAQPRDRVPPHPHAHPLTHPPSPSKPLYKKPVEKKGCKCGRATQNPSVLTCRGQRCPCYSNRKACLDCICRGCQNSYMANGEKKLEAFAVPEKALEQTRLTLGINLTSITAAALRSPATSSPGNTLLNVTAATGAPVTATFLSGAGHDNRGFDDSLEMRFDC